A single genomic interval of Streptomyces sp. NBC_00663 harbors:
- the cobN gene encoding cobaltochelatase subunit CobN: MSTVLLLSTADTDLLAARAASGADYRIGNPTRVDVAAELPELIQGSDIAVVRLLGGKRAWEDGLAALKAAGIPTVLLGGETVPDAELMAESSVPAGVVAEALKYLVEGGPANLTELARFLSDTVLLTGEGFLEPQKMPEYGIHGDRARTDGRPTVGVLFYRAHELSGNTGFVDTLCDAIEARGANALPVYCGSLRGADAGLYELLGRTDALVATVLAAGGAHASQASAGGAEEAWDIGALADLNVPVLQGLCLTSSRAAWDASDAALSPMDAAMQVAIPEFDGRLITVPFSFKEQGPDDVPVYVADPERAARVAGIAVRHALLGHKPNAEKKLALVFTAYPTKHSRVGNAVGLDTPASAVRVLDALKQAGYSLTEYPSGGDELIHRLINAGGHDVEWLTEEQLAAAPARVPLADYRAWFDKLDPQLRDGMLEAWGEPPGSLYVDGDDIVLASLQFGNVVVMIQPPRGFGENPIAIYHDPDMPPSHHYMAAYRWLENSFGADAVVHMGKHGTMEWLPGKGLGLSGGCAPDAVLGELPLIYPFIVNDPGEGTQAKRRGHATVVDHLVPPMARADTYGDLAKLEQLLDEYALVSDLDPTKAPAVRAQIWTLVKAAELHHDLHVEDQPDDDDFDEFVMHIDGYLCEIKDVQIRDGLHILGGGPVDEARVNLVLAVLRASQVWGGQANALPGLRAAFAAHFGLVEKELLAEPGAPVKVPVELTELVEGPSRSAADAIDLLEQLCRRVAEGMEARDWDVTVVPAVLRGVLGVELPDGVAVLEFACNEVVPRLARTTDEIDHILKALDGGYVPAGPSGSPTRGLVNVLPTGRNFYSVDPKAIPSRLSWEVGQSLADSLVQRYLADTGEYPKSVGLTVWGTSAMRTQGDDIAEILALLGCRPVWDEASRRVTGFEIIGLEELGRPRIDVTVRISGFFRDAFPHVVSLIDDAVRKVADLDEPAERNFVKAHADEDTAEHGDRRRATARVFGSKPGAYGAGLLPLIDARNWRSDADLAEVYAVWGGYAYGRGLDGRAARGDMEMAFKRINVAAKNVDTREHDLVDADDYFQYHGGMVAMVRHLTGANPEAYVGDSATPDQVKTRTLGEETHRVFRARVVNPRWMAAMRRHGYKGAFEMAATVDYLFGYDATAGVVDDWMYEKLSAEYVFDPENRDFMKKSNPWALRGITERLLEAADRGLWAEPDAETLERLRATYLELEGDLEGDDQ, translated from the coding sequence ATGAGCACTGTGTTGTTGTTGTCGACCGCCGACACGGACCTGTTGGCGGCCCGGGCCGCCTCCGGGGCCGACTACCGGATCGGCAACCCGACCCGCGTGGACGTGGCCGCGGAGCTGCCGGAGCTGATCCAGGGCTCCGACATCGCCGTCGTACGGCTGCTCGGTGGCAAGCGCGCCTGGGAGGACGGGCTGGCCGCGCTGAAGGCCGCCGGGATCCCGACCGTGCTGCTGGGCGGTGAGACCGTGCCGGACGCCGAGCTGATGGCCGAGTCGTCCGTGCCCGCCGGTGTGGTCGCGGAGGCGCTGAAGTACCTCGTCGAGGGCGGCCCCGCCAACCTCACCGAGCTGGCCCGGTTCCTGTCCGACACCGTGCTGCTGACCGGTGAGGGGTTCCTGGAACCGCAGAAGATGCCGGAGTACGGCATCCATGGCGACCGTGCCCGCACGGACGGCCGGCCGACCGTCGGCGTGCTCTTCTACCGGGCCCATGAGCTAAGCGGCAACACCGGCTTCGTCGACACCCTGTGCGACGCCATCGAGGCGCGCGGCGCCAACGCCCTTCCCGTGTACTGCGGTTCGCTGCGCGGTGCCGACGCCGGGCTGTACGAGCTCCTCGGCAGGACGGACGCTCTCGTCGCCACCGTCCTCGCCGCCGGTGGCGCGCACGCCTCACAGGCGTCGGCGGGCGGCGCCGAGGAGGCCTGGGACATCGGAGCCCTCGCCGACCTCAATGTGCCGGTGCTGCAAGGGCTTTGCCTTACGTCGTCCAGGGCGGCGTGGGACGCGTCCGACGCCGCGCTCTCCCCCATGGACGCGGCGATGCAGGTCGCGATCCCCGAGTTCGACGGGCGGCTCATCACCGTTCCGTTCTCCTTCAAGGAGCAGGGCCCGGACGACGTCCCCGTCTATGTCGCCGACCCCGAGCGGGCCGCGCGCGTCGCCGGAATCGCCGTACGGCACGCCCTGTTGGGGCACAAGCCGAACGCCGAGAAGAAGCTGGCGCTCGTCTTCACCGCGTACCCGACCAAGCACTCGCGGGTCGGCAACGCGGTCGGCCTCGACACGCCCGCCTCGGCGGTGCGAGTGCTGGACGCCCTCAAGCAGGCGGGGTACTCGCTCACCGAATACCCGTCCGGCGGCGACGAGTTGATCCACCGGCTCATCAACGCCGGTGGCCACGACGTCGAGTGGCTCACCGAGGAGCAGCTGGCCGCCGCGCCCGCGCGGGTGCCGCTGGCCGATTACCGGGCCTGGTTCGACAAGCTGGACCCGCAGCTGCGGGACGGCATGCTGGAGGCGTGGGGCGAGCCGCCGGGCAGCCTCTACGTCGACGGGGACGACATCGTGCTGGCCTCCCTCCAGTTCGGGAACGTCGTCGTGATGATCCAGCCGCCGCGCGGCTTCGGGGAGAACCCGATCGCGATCTACCACGACCCGGACATGCCGCCGTCGCACCACTACATGGCCGCGTACAGGTGGCTGGAGAACTCGTTCGGCGCCGACGCCGTCGTCCACATGGGCAAGCACGGCACGATGGAGTGGCTGCCGGGCAAGGGGCTGGGGCTCAGCGGGGGGTGTGCCCCGGACGCCGTCCTCGGGGAGCTGCCGCTCATCTACCCGTTCATCGTCAACGACCCCGGCGAGGGCACCCAGGCCAAGCGGCGCGGCCACGCCACCGTCGTCGACCACCTGGTGCCGCCGATGGCGCGTGCCGACACCTACGGCGACCTCGCCAAGCTGGAGCAGCTCCTCGACGAGTACGCGCTCGTCTCCGACCTGGACCCGACGAAGGCGCCGGCCGTGCGGGCGCAGATCTGGACGCTGGTCAAGGCGGCCGAACTCCACCACGACCTGCATGTCGAGGACCAGCCGGACGACGACGACTTCGACGAGTTCGTCATGCACATCGACGGCTATCTGTGCGAGATCAAGGACGTGCAGATCCGCGACGGGCTGCACATCCTCGGCGGCGGGCCGGTCGATGAGGCGCGGGTCAACCTCGTGCTCGCCGTACTGCGCGCCTCTCAGGTGTGGGGCGGACAGGCCAACGCGCTGCCGGGCCTCAGGGCCGCTTTCGCGGCCCATTTCGGGCTGGTGGAGAAGGAGTTGCTTGCCGAGCCGGGCGCGCCGGTGAAGGTGCCGGTCGAGCTGACGGAGCTGGTCGAGGGCCCGTCCCGGAGCGCCGCCGACGCGATCGACCTGCTGGAGCAGCTGTGCCGGCGGGTCGCGGAGGGCATGGAGGCACGCGACTGGGACGTCACGGTCGTCCCGGCCGTGCTGCGGGGTGTGCTCGGCGTCGAGCTCCCCGACGGGGTCGCCGTGCTGGAGTTCGCCTGCAATGAGGTGGTACCGCGGCTCGCCCGTACCACCGACGAGATCGACCACATCCTCAAGGCGCTCGACGGTGGTTATGTCCCGGCCGGCCCGTCCGGTTCGCCGACGCGCGGGCTGGTCAACGTCCTGCCGACCGGCCGGAACTTCTACTCGGTCGACCCCAAGGCGATTCCGTCCAGGCTGAGTTGGGAGGTCGGGCAGTCGCTCGCCGACTCGCTGGTCCAGCGGTATCTGGCCGACACGGGCGAGTATCCGAAGTCCGTCGGCCTGACGGTGTGGGGTACGTCCGCGATGCGCACCCAGGGCGACGACATCGCCGAGATCCTGGCACTGCTGGGCTGCCGCCCGGTGTGGGACGAGGCCTCGCGCCGGGTGACCGGCTTCGAGATCATCGGCTTGGAGGAGCTGGGGCGCCCGCGCATCGACGTCACCGTCCGCATCTCCGGGTTCTTCCGGGACGCGTTCCCGCACGTCGTCAGCCTGATCGACGACGCGGTGCGCAAGGTGGCCGACCTCGACGAGCCCGCCGAGCGCAACTTCGTGAAGGCCCACGCCGACGAGGACACCGCCGAGCACGGTGACCGGCGGCGCGCGACGGCCCGTGTCTTCGGCTCCAAGCCGGGCGCGTACGGTGCCGGTCTGCTGCCGCTGATCGACGCCCGCAACTGGCGCTCCGACGCGGACCTCGCCGAGGTGTACGCGGTGTGGGGCGGGTACGCCTACGGGCGCGGGCTGGACGGGCGGGCGGCGCGCGGGGACATGGAGATGGCGTTCAAGCGGATCAACGTGGCCGCGAAGAACGTCGACACCCGGGAGCACGACCTGGTCGACGCCGACGACTACTTCCAGTACCACGGCGGCATGGTCGCCATGGTCCGCCACCTGACGGGCGCCAACCCCGAGGCGTACGTGGGCGATTCGGCCACCCCGGACCAGGTGAAGACCCGCACGCTGGGTGAGGAGACGCACCGCGTCTTCCGGGCGCGTGTCGTGAACCCCCGCTGGATGGCGGCCATGCGCCGGCACGGCTACAAGGGCGCCTTCGAGATGGCGGCGACCGTCGACTACCTCTTCGGCTACGACGCCACGGCGGGCGTGGTCGACGACTGGATGTACGAGAAGCTCAGCGCGGAGTACGTCTTCGACCCGGAGAACCGGGACTTCATGAAGAAGTCCAACCCATGGGCGCTGCGCGGCATCACCGAACGGCTTCTGGAGGCGGCGGACCGTGGCCTCTGGGCGGAGCCGGACGCGGAGACGCTGGAGCGGCTGCGCGCCACCTACCTTGAGCTCGAAGGCGACCTGGAGGGCGACGACCAGTGA
- a CDS encoding cobyric acid synthase: MSGGLLVAGTTSDAGKSVVTAGICRWLVRQGVKVAPFKAQNMSLNSFVTKEGAEIGRAQAMQAQACRVEPTALMNPVLLKPGGEQSSQVVLMGKPVGEMSARGYHGGRQQKLLGTVLDCLAELRGTYDAVICEGAGSPAEINLRRTDIVNMGIARNAGLPVLVVGDIDRGGVFASFFGTVALLSEEDQKLVAGFLVNKFRGDVSLLEPGLDMLQGLTGRRTYGVLPFRHGLGIDEEDGLRVSMRGTVRESNTAPPLGEDVLRVAVCAVPLMSNFTDVDALAAEPGVVVRFVDRPEELADADLVIVPGTRGTVRALEWLHERGLAAALVTRAAEGRPILGICGGFQVLGEHIEDEVESRRGEVEGLGVLPVRVRFAREKTLTRPVGEALGERVEGYEIHHGVAAVTSGEPFLDGCRVGQTWGTHWHGSLESDGFRRAFLREVAAAAGRRFVPAPDTSFAALREEQLDRLGDLIEQHADTDALWRLIESGAPQGLPFIPPGAPA, encoded by the coding sequence ATGAGCGGGGGGCTGCTCGTCGCCGGGACCACCTCCGACGCCGGCAAGAGTGTCGTCACCGCCGGGATCTGCCGGTGGCTGGTGCGGCAGGGGGTCAAGGTCGCGCCCTTCAAGGCGCAGAACATGTCCCTCAATTCGTTCGTCACCAAGGAAGGCGCCGAGATCGGCCGGGCTCAGGCCATGCAGGCACAGGCCTGTCGGGTCGAGCCGACCGCGCTGATGAATCCCGTGCTGCTCAAGCCCGGTGGCGAGCAGAGCAGCCAGGTCGTGCTGATGGGCAAGCCCGTCGGCGAGATGAGTGCGCGCGGGTATCACGGGGGACGGCAGCAGAAGCTGCTCGGGACCGTGCTCGACTGTCTCGCCGAACTGCGGGGCACGTATGACGCGGTGATCTGTGAGGGGGCCGGCAGTCCGGCCGAGATCAATCTGCGGCGGACCGACATCGTCAACATGGGCATCGCCAGGAATGCCGGGCTTCCGGTGCTGGTGGTCGGGGACATCGACCGGGGTGGCGTCTTCGCCTCCTTCTTCGGGACCGTCGCACTGCTCTCGGAAGAGGACCAGAAGCTGGTCGCCGGGTTCCTCGTGAACAAGTTCCGGGGGGATGTCTCCCTCCTCGAACCCGGGCTCGACATGCTCCAGGGGCTCACCGGGCGGCGGACCTACGGCGTGCTGCCGTTCCGGCACGGGCTCGGGATCGACGAGGAGGACGGGCTGCGGGTCTCGATGCGGGGAACCGTCCGGGAGTCGAACACCGCCCCGCCCCTCGGGGAGGACGTGCTGCGGGTCGCCGTCTGCGCCGTCCCGCTGATGTCCAACTTCACGGACGTCGACGCCCTCGCCGCCGAACCGGGTGTCGTCGTGCGGTTCGTGGACCGGCCGGAGGAACTCGCCGACGCCGATCTCGTCATCGTTCCGGGGACGCGCGGGACGGTCCGGGCGCTGGAGTGGCTGCACGAGCGCGGGCTGGCCGCCGCCCTGGTCACAAGGGCCGCCGAAGGGCGTCCGATCCTCGGCATCTGCGGCGGCTTCCAGGTTCTCGGCGAGCACATCGAGGACGAGGTCGAGAGCCGGCGGGGGGAGGTCGAGGGGCTCGGCGTGCTGCCCGTGCGGGTGCGGTTCGCCCGCGAGAAGACCCTCACCCGGCCCGTGGGCGAGGCCCTCGGGGAGCGGGTCGAGGGGTACGAGATCCATCACGGGGTCGCCGCCGTGACCTCAGGAGAACCCTTCCTCGACGGCTGCCGCGTCGGTCAGACCTGGGGCACCCACTGGCACGGCTCGCTGGAGTCGGACGGCTTCCGGCGGGCGTTCCTGCGCGAGGTGGCGGCCGCCGCGGGCCGCCGGTTCGTGCCGGCCCCCGACACCTCGTTCGCCGCGCTGCGCGAGGAGCAGCTCGACCGGCTCGGCGACCTGATCGAACAGCACGCGGACACCGACGCGCTCTGGCGGCTCATCGAGTCGGGCGCGCCGCAAGGACTGCCTTTCATTCCACCGGGAGCGCCCGCATGA
- a CDS encoding cobalamin biosynthesis protein — MRADRVFAYGAAAGLVADLLLGDPRRGHPVAVFGRAAGAVEKALWRDHRGWGALHTTVCAGGAVALGAVAQRAVRPSRTASVALTAAATWAVVGGTSLAHEARVIGRALEAGDVEGARARLPHLCGRDPQALDADGVARAVVESVAENTSDAVVGALVWGALAGVPGLLGFRAVNTLDAMVGHRSERYRRYGWASARLDDLAGWPGARLTAVLAAVAGSDPRGAVRAWRADAAKHPSPNAGPVEASFAGALGVRLGGSLSYGGRVEHRPVLHQAGRAVAAHDIERAVRLSRRVGLLALGVGVAARALVTKKGRTS, encoded by the coding sequence ATGCGTGCCGATCGCGTCTTCGCGTACGGCGCCGCCGCCGGACTCGTCGCAGACCTGCTGCTCGGTGATCCACGCCGGGGGCATCCGGTCGCCGTGTTCGGGCGGGCCGCCGGTGCCGTGGAAAAGGCTCTGTGGCGGGACCACCGCGGGTGGGGCGCGCTGCACACCACCGTGTGTGCCGGGGGCGCCGTGGCGCTCGGTGCCGTGGCCCAGAGAGCCGTACGACCCTCCCGTACCGCGTCCGTCGCGCTGACCGCCGCCGCCACCTGGGCCGTCGTGGGCGGGACGTCGCTCGCACACGAGGCCCGGGTCATCGGCCGGGCTCTGGAGGCGGGGGACGTCGAGGGCGCTCGCGCCCGGCTGCCGCACCTGTGCGGGCGGGATCCGCAGGCACTCGACGCCGACGGGGTAGCCCGGGCCGTCGTCGAGTCCGTCGCCGAGAACACCTCCGATGCCGTGGTCGGCGCCCTGGTGTGGGGGGCGCTCGCCGGAGTGCCCGGGCTGCTCGGGTTCCGGGCCGTCAACACCCTCGACGCCATGGTCGGGCACAGGTCCGAGCGGTACCGGCGCTACGGCTGGGCCTCCGCCCGCCTCGACGACCTCGCCGGATGGCCGGGGGCGCGGCTCACCGCCGTACTCGCCGCGGTTGCCGGGAGTGATCCCCGGGGGGCCGTACGAGCTTGGCGTGCCGACGCCGCCAAGCATCCGAGCCCCAACGCCGGGCCCGTCGAGGCCTCGTTCGCGGGGGCCCTCGGGGTGCGGCTCGGCGGGAGCCTGTCGTACGGAGGGCGGGTGGAGCACCGGCCCGTGCTCCATCAGGCCGGGCGGGCCGTCGCCGCGCACGACATCGAGCGCGCCGTACGGCTGTCGCGGCGCGTCGGGCTGCTCGCGCTCGGCGTCGGTGTCGCCGCACGGGCCCTGGTCACGAAGAAGGGACGTACCTCATGA
- a CDS encoding inorganic phosphate transporter: MENFSLILAIVVVTALAFDFTNGFHDTANAMATTISTGALKPKVAVAMSAVLNLVGAFLSVEVANTISKGLVDESGIRPEVIFAALVGAILWNLLTWLVGLPSSSSHALMGGLIGATIASAGMGAVHGDVLVTKVLIPAIAAPIVAGLAAMLATRLSYSLGKKADGKAAAKGFRAGQIASAGLVSLAHGTNDAQKTMGIITLALVAGGVVAPDSDPPTWVILSAGLAIALGTYLGGWRIIRTMGKGLTDLQPQQGFAAQTSAATVILASSHLGFSLSTTHSVSGSVMGAGLGRKGGVVRWSTATRMFVAWGLTLPAAALVGALAESVCDLGDWGTALVAVFLIASSAAIWKISRREVVDASNVNDTDGEPAGVVTTAIAAVTPPPAGTVADGLTATIPAPAAATASTEPAAPPAAAV, translated from the coding sequence ATGGAAAACTTCTCGCTGATCCTCGCGATTGTGGTAGTAACCGCACTTGCGTTCGATTTCACGAACGGTTTTCACGACACCGCCAACGCGATGGCCACGACCATCTCGACCGGTGCGCTCAAGCCCAAGGTCGCGGTGGCCATGTCCGCCGTGCTCAACCTTGTGGGCGCCTTTCTCTCCGTGGAGGTCGCCAACACGATCTCCAAGGGCCTCGTCGACGAGAGCGGCATACGTCCTGAGGTCATCTTCGCGGCCCTGGTGGGCGCGATCCTCTGGAACCTGCTGACCTGGCTGGTCGGACTCCCCTCCAGCTCCTCGCACGCCCTCATGGGCGGTCTGATCGGCGCCACCATCGCTTCGGCGGGCATGGGCGCGGTCCACGGTGACGTCCTGGTCACCAAGGTCCTGATCCCGGCGATCGCGGCGCCCATCGTCGCGGGCCTCGCCGCCATGCTGGCAACCCGCCTCTCCTACTCCCTCGGCAAGAAGGCGGACGGCAAGGCCGCCGCCAAGGGCTTCCGCGCCGGCCAGATCGCCTCGGCCGGCCTGGTCTCCCTCGCCCACGGCACGAACGACGCGCAGAAGACGATGGGCATCATCACCCTCGCCCTCGTCGCCGGCGGCGTCGTCGCTCCCGACTCCGACCCGCCCACCTGGGTCATCCTCTCCGCGGGTCTGGCCATCGCGCTCGGCACCTACCTCGGCGGCTGGCGCATCATCCGCACGATGGGCAAGGGTCTGACCGACCTCCAGCCGCAGCAGGGCTTCGCCGCCCAGACCAGCGCGGCGACGGTCATCCTGGCCTCCTCGCACCTCGGTTTCTCCCTCTCCACCACGCACTCCGTCTCCGGTTCGGTGATGGGCGCGGGCCTCGGCCGAAAGGGCGGCGTGGTCCGCTGGTCGACGGCGACGCGGATGTTCGTGGCGTGGGGCCTCACGCTCCCGGCGGCCGCCCTGGTGGGCGCGCTGGCCGAGTCCGTGTGCGACCTCGGCGACTGGGGTACGGCGCTCGTCGCGGTCTTCCTGATCGCCTCCAGCGCGGCCATCTGGAAGATCTCGCGCCGTGAGGTCGTGGACGCGTCGAACGTCAACGACACCGACGGCGAACCGGCCGGCGTGGTCACGACGGCGATCGCCGCGGTCACCCCGCCTCCGGCGGGCACCGTGGCGGACGGCCTGACCGCCACGATCCCCGCACCGGCAGCGGCCACGGCCTCCACGGAACCGGCGGCCCCGCCGGCCGCCGCGGTCTGA
- a CDS encoding lysozyme yields MARDHKPSRHRGRALAAAVAALALSGTALAELPAAAAGRPKGHDVSSHQKNVDWPGAKDKGARFVYVKATEGGTYRNPYFEQQYTGSRDAGLIRGAYHFALPDQSSGKAQARHFVNNGGGWSADGWTLPPALDIEYNPYDGKHRCYGLKKAAMVSWIKSFSNEVKRLTGRRPVIYTTAHWWNVCTGGSGAFAGNHALWVARYDAADAGSLPNGWSYWTIWQYDNSGSLPGDQNLFNGSAAQLRKFARGS; encoded by the coding sequence ATGGCTCGTGATCACAAACCGTCCCGTCACCGTGGCCGCGCGCTGGCGGCCGCCGTGGCCGCGCTCGCCCTGTCGGGGACCGCGCTGGCCGAGTTACCGGCCGCGGCGGCGGGCAGGCCCAAGGGGCACGACGTCTCGTCCCATCAGAAGAACGTCGACTGGCCGGGCGCGAAGGACAAGGGCGCCCGGTTCGTCTACGTCAAGGCGACCGAGGGCGGGACGTACCGCAACCCGTACTTCGAGCAGCAGTACACCGGCTCGCGCGACGCGGGGCTGATCCGTGGGGCCTACCACTTCGCGCTGCCGGACCAGTCGTCGGGCAAGGCGCAGGCGCGGCACTTCGTGAACAACGGCGGCGGCTGGAGCGCGGACGGCTGGACGCTGCCGCCGGCGCTCGACATCGAATACAACCCGTACGACGGCAAGCACCGGTGCTACGGCCTGAAGAAGGCCGCGATGGTCAGCTGGATCAAGTCCTTCAGCAACGAGGTCAAGCGGCTCACCGGCCGGCGTCCGGTGATCTACACGACCGCTCACTGGTGGAACGTGTGCACCGGCGGCAGCGGCGCCTTCGCCGGGAACCACGCGCTGTGGGTGGCCCGTTACGACGCGGCGGACGCCGGTTCGCTGCCGAACGGCTGGTCGTACTGGACGATCTGGCAGTACGACAACAGCGGCAGCCTGCCGGGTGATCAGAATCTCTTCAACGGCTCGGCGGCTCAGCTGAGGAAGTTCGCCCGGGGCTCGTGA
- a CDS encoding class II aldolase/adducin family protein yields the protein MAEQRQEQRDGRDAGEDARTVGAPRGRGAREEEARAWERLVDAARRTVADGLVVGTSGNVSVRVGDTVLVTPSGVPYDRLTPDDITGVGLDGRQVLGSLVPTSELPMHLAVYRSTDARAVVHTHAVHATAVSMLVPELPAVHYMSGALGGAVRVAPYAMYGTEELAENMLHALADRTACLLRNHGTITYGDTLDQAYDRTAQLEWMCRLWLTASSVPGLTPSLLSAAQVAEAGEKLRGYGQRG from the coding sequence ATGGCTGAGCAGCGGCAGGAGCAGCGGGACGGGCGGGACGCCGGGGAGGACGCGCGGACGGTGGGCGCACCGCGGGGGCGCGGTGCGCGCGAGGAGGAGGCCCGCGCCTGGGAGCGCCTCGTCGACGCCGCCCGCCGCACCGTCGCCGACGGACTCGTCGTCGGCACCTCCGGCAACGTCTCCGTCCGCGTCGGCGACACGGTGCTGGTCACGCCGTCGGGAGTGCCGTACGACCGGCTGACCCCGGACGACATCACCGGCGTCGGCCTCGACGGCCGGCAGGTCCTCGGCAGCCTGGTCCCGACCAGCGAACTGCCCATGCATCTCGCCGTCTACCGCTCCACCGACGCCCGCGCCGTCGTCCACACCCACGCCGTCCACGCGACGGCCGTCTCCATGCTCGTGCCGGAGCTTCCCGCGGTCCACTACATGTCCGGCGCCCTCGGCGGCGCCGTCCGGGTTGCCCCGTATGCGATGTACGGCACCGAGGAGTTGGCCGAGAACATGCTCCACGCCCTCGCCGACCGCACCGCCTGCCTCCTGCGGAACCACGGCACGATCACCTACGGCGACACCCTCGACCAGGCCTACGACCGCACCGCCCAGCTGGAGTGGATGTGCCGCCTGTGGCTGACCGCGTCCTCGGTGCCGGGCCTCACTCCGAGCCTCCTGTCGGCGGCACAGGTGGCCGAGGCGGGGGAGAAGCTGAGGGGGTACGGGCAGCGCGGTTGA
- a CDS encoding alpha/beta hydrolase codes for MRTVKATAAAVTVALAAGAASVAAGRLASDAALKAPPGRPLAGEPRLTVHATAAGQIALTRDLAALRPGTYGLAGDGSHAVVGPVLGTAAHSADTVVRRLERVTHGTLEPGDKVWLTPNVHVGDPRSALGLDHTDVHIPGELGTLPAWFLPGVRDTWVITVHGLGATRELSMNVMEFLADRRFPVLALGYRGDLGAPRQPDGLNHLGETEWRDLDAAIRHAVRHGARNVVLHGWSTGATMALRAAGHSGVRERIRGLILDSPVLSWETTLRALASARRTPGALLPLAVRAAQGRTGLHGDRLAEAVDPELLKVPTLIVHGPDDTVAPWALSRRLAAARPDLVALHTVPHAPHGAMWNADPAGYEEALRRFLTPLM; via the coding sequence GTGCGCACTGTCAAAGCGACGGCCGCCGCCGTCACCGTGGCCCTGGCCGCCGGAGCCGCGAGCGTCGCCGCCGGGCGCCTCGCCAGCGACGCCGCCCTGAAGGCACCCCCGGGCCGGCCCCTGGCCGGCGAACCCCGGCTCACCGTGCATGCCACGGCCGCCGGACAGATCGCCCTGACCCGGGACCTGGCCGCCCTGCGGCCCGGCACCTACGGCCTCGCCGGCGACGGCAGCCACGCGGTCGTCGGCCCCGTCCTGGGCACCGCGGCCCACTCCGCCGACACCGTCGTACGCCGCCTCGAACGCGTCACGCACGGCACCCTGGAACCCGGCGACAAGGTCTGGCTCACCCCCAACGTCCACGTCGGCGACCCACGCTCCGCCCTGGGTCTCGACCACACCGACGTCCACATCCCCGGCGAACTCGGCACCCTGCCCGCGTGGTTCCTGCCAGGCGTCCGGGACACCTGGGTCATCACCGTCCACGGCCTCGGCGCCACCCGCGAACTCTCCATGAACGTCATGGAGTTCCTCGCCGACCGACGCTTCCCGGTGCTCGCCCTCGGCTACCGCGGCGACCTCGGCGCACCCCGACAGCCCGACGGCCTCAACCACCTCGGCGAGACCGAGTGGCGCGACCTCGACGCCGCGATCCGCCACGCCGTCCGCCACGGCGCCCGCAACGTCGTCCTGCACGGCTGGTCCACCGGCGCCACCATGGCCCTGCGCGCCGCCGGCCACTCGGGCGTCCGTGAGCGGATCAGGGGCCTGATCCTGGACTCCCCGGTGCTCAGCTGGGAGACCACCCTGCGCGCCCTCGCCTCGGCCCGCCGCACCCCCGGCGCCCTGCTGCCCCTCGCCGTCCGCGCCGCCCAGGGCCGCACCGGTCTGCACGGCGACCGGCTCGCCGAAGCCGTCGACCCCGAGCTGCTCAAGGTGCCGACGCTGATCGTGCACGGCCCGGACGACACCGTCGCCCCCTGGGCCCTCTCCCGCCGCCTCGCCGCCGCCCGCCCCGATCTCGTCGCCCTCCACACCGTCCCGCACGCTCCCCACGGAGCCATGTGGAACGCCGACCCCGCGGGCTACGAAGAGGCGCTCCGCCGCTTTCTGACCCCCCTGATGTAA
- a CDS encoding VOC family protein, protein MAGTSGGRPSIYPTLLYTDAKAAIRQLTEAFGFSELSVYEGEDGSVLHAELVQGNGAVMVGSKGRGGVFDAAMKNAGTTGVYVAVDDVDAHHRHAVEQGAEILMPPTDQDYGARDYMARDVEGNIWSFGTYTPEIGG, encoded by the coding sequence ATGGCAGGCACGAGCGGTGGGCGGCCCAGCATCTACCCGACGCTGCTGTACACGGACGCCAAGGCGGCGATCCGGCAGCTGACGGAGGCGTTCGGTTTCAGCGAGCTGTCGGTGTACGAGGGTGAGGACGGCTCGGTGCTGCACGCGGAGCTGGTGCAGGGCAACGGCGCGGTGATGGTCGGCTCCAAGGGCCGTGGCGGCGTCTTCGACGCGGCGATGAAGAACGCGGGCACCACCGGGGTGTACGTCGCCGTGGACGACGTCGACGCACACCACCGGCACGCCGTGGAGCAGGGCGCGGAGATCCTGATGCCCCCGACGGACCAGGACTACGGAGCGCGGGACTACATGGCCCGGGACGTCGAGGGCAACATCTGGAGCTTCGGGACCTATACGCCGGAGATAGGCGGCTAG